From one Deltaproteobacteria bacterium genomic stretch:
- a CDS encoding 4Fe-4S dicluster domain-containing protein, protein MRVEELVYNFKDEISREPGGEHIKRCYSCGTCTAGCPVREVTDRYNPRRIIRMALLGMRGEVLSSDFIWLCSACYTCYERCPQDVRIPELMTALKNIAAREGHIPPPLLAQVDLLEEHGRLYEIGEFENQKRRGLGLPEIEENPQPIGRILGSVGTERPPAPSD, encoded by the coding sequence AAGGATGAGATTTCGAGAGAACCGGGTGGCGAGCACATCAAACGTTGCTACTCCTGTGGAACGTGTACGGCCGGTTGCCCGGTCCGGGAAGTGACCGATCGTTACAATCCCAGGAGGATCATCAGGATGGCCCTTCTCGGCATGCGAGGAGAGGTCCTTTCGAGTGATTTTATCTGGCTATGCTCGGCCTGCTACACCTGTTATGAACGCTGTCCCCAGGACGTCCGGATCCCCGAGTTGATGACGGCTCTCAAGAACATCGCTGCCCGGGAGGGCCACATACCCCCGCCACTGCTTGCCCAGGTTGACCTGCTGGAAGAGCACGGGCGTCTCTATGAGATCGGGGAGTTCGAGAACCAGAAGAGAAGAGGCCTCGGCCTCCCTGAGATCGAAGAAAACCCGCAGCCGATCGGGCGGATACTCGGTTCGGTTGGAACCGAGAGACCCCCTGCGCCCAGCGATTGA
- a CDS encoding FAD-dependent oxidoreductase, with protein sequence MQDHRSAEGPLCRPANPRSTGAVMIVGGGIGGIQASLDLAESGFKVYLVEQGLTIGGKMAQLDKTFPTNDCSMCILSPKLVDAGRHRNITILPLTTVEHVEGKAGNFRVTLRKSPRYVDIEKCTSCGDCTDACPVNLPNEYEAGLVTRKAIYQPFAQSMPSAYGIDKRGVPPCRALCPIHVNAQGYIALISQGKYKEALALVREKNPFPGITGRICTRPCESGCLRGDGDQPVAINGLKRFVADHEGAGRPDLTRSCRRSERIAIVGSGPAGLLAAYDLGRMGYPVTIFEALPVAGGMLAVGIPEYRLPRYILEAEIEIVKSLGVEFRLNSRVGRDITLADLREQYRAVFLAVGAHTGSRLGILGEDLDGVIRATDYLRGFNLGCPPRIGAQVVVVGGGNTAIDSARTALRQGASRVTIVYRRSHREMTAQIEEVEATRVEGINIRFLVVPVRILGSHGRVTAVECLKTELGEPDNTGRRRPVAVRGSEFFLEADTLILAVGQSPDLSFVRKEDGLRISRMGTIEADPLTLETSIPGVFAGGDAVTGPKTYIDALAAGRKAAVSVDRLVRGQSLREDREAEGAQQTRLHLETQIPRGRPRAHGKTLAPRERTGDFREVNLGLGEEEALQETGRCLQCAGCSECLECVKVCKAEAIFHDMKEEILRVQVGSVVVMPGFEGFDPTSKTEYGYGRFPNVVTGIEFERLLSASGPFQGHLIRPSDGRPPQRIAWIQCVGSRDPHMGLAYCSSVCCMYATKEALMAKEHLPDLEATVFYIDMRASGKGFDRYVDRARDAYGVRYVRSRISEVREEPETHDLLLTYETEEGVLMRKRFDMVVLSVGLLPSPTARDLAGVFEIDLNPYRFAETSWAEPLKTRRPGIFVGGAFSGPKDIPETVAEGSAAAAEAAALLAESRGSLAVALKLPPERDVRYERPRIGVFVCHCGANIGGVVRVPEVTRYASTLPYVVHAEENLYTCSQDTQDQIKRAIVDNMLNRVVVASCSPRTHEPLFQDTIRAAGLNRHLFEMANIRDQCSWPHMNLPREATEKAKDLVRMAVSKAALLEPLETIRVPVRPQGLVVGGGPAGLAGVIKMADQGYRVYLVEREKDLGGNLRHIRTTLEGEDPQALLDRLIRTASHHPRVQIFTGARVERIEGFVGNFKTTLRIAGGKTIELEHGVVILATGANQQTPGEYLYGQDDRILTQRELESILEDDPSRLMSREGYPTVCMIQCVGSRDEKHPFCSRVCCAVALKNALALRKRLVQARIYILYRDIRTYGFMEDHYQKAREEGISFIRFDPQRKPRVERRGGLLTLTVYDPLLQDDLVFNPDWLVLSAGIEPPESNQVLAQMLKVPLNEDGYFLEAHAKLRPVDFATEGVFLAGMAHGPRFVNEALVQAGAAASRACTILSKGVVEVPGLVSWVDEARCVACGLCEAICPYHAIEVVARETAAGKTEVARVNEALCKGCGACAASCRSGAVDLRGFSDEEILAQIVHMNA encoded by the coding sequence ATGCAGGATCATAGGTCTGCAGAAGGGCCGCTCTGTCGTCCTGCAAATCCACGGTCCACGGGAGCCGTCATGATTGTTGGTGGAGGGATCGGTGGAATCCAGGCCTCCCTTGACCTGGCAGAGTCAGGATTCAAGGTCTACCTTGTCGAACAAGGCCTCACGATCGGGGGAAAGATGGCCCAGCTCGACAAGACCTTTCCCACCAACGACTGTTCCATGTGTATCCTCTCCCCCAAGCTGGTCGATGCCGGCCGCCACAGGAATATCACGATTCTCCCCCTGACCACGGTGGAACACGTGGAGGGAAAGGCCGGAAACTTCCGGGTTACCCTCCGAAAGAGCCCGAGATACGTCGATATCGAGAAATGTACCAGCTGCGGGGACTGTACAGATGCCTGCCCGGTCAACCTGCCAAACGAGTACGAGGCAGGACTCGTGACCCGCAAGGCCATCTACCAGCCCTTCGCCCAATCGATGCCCAGTGCTTACGGCATCGACAAACGGGGGGTGCCGCCCTGCAGAGCTCTCTGCCCGATCCACGTGAATGCCCAGGGCTATATCGCCCTGATCTCCCAGGGAAAATACAAGGAGGCCCTCGCCCTTGTCCGGGAGAAGAACCCATTCCCCGGTATCACCGGGCGGATCTGTACGCGGCCTTGCGAGAGCGGATGCCTCCGTGGGGACGGGGACCAGCCTGTAGCCATCAACGGGTTGAAACGATTCGTGGCAGATCACGAGGGTGCGGGAAGGCCGGATCTCACCCGGTCTTGCCGCAGAAGCGAAAGGATAGCAATAGTCGGATCCGGTCCTGCCGGACTTCTGGCTGCGTATGATCTCGGCAGAATGGGATACCCGGTCACCATCTTCGAGGCTCTCCCAGTGGCCGGGGGGATGCTGGCAGTGGGAATTCCGGAGTATCGACTCCCCCGGTACATCCTCGAGGCGGAAATAGAGATAGTCAAAAGTCTGGGAGTCGAATTTCGCCTGAACTCGCGGGTCGGGAGAGATATCACCCTGGCAGACCTCAGGGAGCAGTACCGGGCCGTTTTTCTGGCGGTGGGGGCCCATACCGGCAGCAGGCTCGGCATACTGGGTGAAGACCTTGACGGCGTCATCCGTGCCACCGATTACCTGAGAGGGTTCAACCTGGGGTGCCCCCCCCGAATAGGAGCTCAGGTCGTGGTCGTCGGCGGGGGTAACACCGCCATAGATTCGGCCAGGACTGCCCTGCGCCAGGGTGCGTCGCGGGTCACCATCGTCTACCGCCGTTCGCACCGGGAGATGACTGCCCAGATTGAAGAAGTGGAGGCCACCCGTGTCGAGGGTATCAACATCCGTTTCCTGGTGGTCCCTGTCAGGATTCTAGGCAGCCACGGCCGGGTGACAGCCGTAGAGTGCCTGAAAACAGAACTGGGGGAGCCGGATAATACAGGAAGGAGGCGGCCCGTCGCCGTGAGAGGGTCTGAGTTTTTTCTGGAAGCCGACACACTGATTCTCGCTGTGGGTCAGTCACCAGATCTCTCCTTTGTCCGAAAGGAAGACGGCTTGAGGATCAGCCGGATGGGGACCATCGAAGCCGACCCTCTCACCCTGGAGACCTCCATCCCCGGCGTGTTCGCCGGTGGGGATGCGGTGACCGGCCCGAAGACATACATCGACGCCTTGGCCGCCGGCCGCAAAGCGGCCGTATCGGTCGACCGGCTTGTTCGAGGCCAGAGCCTGAGAGAGGACCGTGAGGCCGAAGGGGCGCAGCAGACCCGTCTCCACCTTGAAACCCAGATCCCCCGCGGCCGGCCCAGGGCTCACGGGAAAACCCTTGCTCCGAGGGAGAGAACCGGAGACTTCAGGGAAGTCAATCTGGGTCTCGGCGAGGAAGAGGCCCTCCAGGAGACCGGACGATGTCTCCAGTGTGCGGGTTGCTCTGAATGCCTGGAATGCGTCAAGGTCTGTAAGGCCGAAGCCATATTCCACGACATGAAGGAAGAGATACTCCGTGTGCAAGTCGGCTCTGTCGTTGTCATGCCCGGGTTTGAAGGATTCGATCCCACGTCGAAGACCGAGTACGGGTACGGGCGTTTCCCCAATGTGGTGACCGGCATTGAGTTCGAGCGACTCCTCTCGGCATCCGGCCCCTTCCAGGGCCATCTGATCAGACCTTCCGACGGGAGACCACCCCAGAGGATAGCCTGGATCCAATGTGTGGGGTCGAGGGACCCTCACATGGGTCTGGCCTATTGCTCTTCTGTCTGCTGCATGTACGCTACCAAGGAGGCCCTCATGGCCAAGGAACATCTCCCGGATCTTGAGGCTACCGTCTTCTACATCGACATGCGGGCCTCAGGGAAGGGCTTTGACAGATACGTCGATCGGGCCAGGGATGCCTACGGGGTCCGATATGTAAGGTCACGGATCTCCGAGGTGAGAGAAGAACCAGAGACCCATGACCTCCTTCTCACCTATGAAACAGAGGAGGGGGTACTCATGAGAAAGCGATTCGACATGGTGGTTCTTTCGGTGGGTCTCCTGCCCTCCCCTACCGCCCGGGACCTGGCCGGAGTCTTTGAAATCGATCTCAACCCTTACCGCTTTGCCGAGACCTCTTGGGCCGAGCCTCTGAAGACCCGCCGTCCCGGAATCTTCGTAGGAGGTGCTTTCTCAGGCCCTAAGGATATCCCCGAGACCGTTGCGGAGGGAAGTGCCGCGGCTGCTGAAGCGGCTGCCCTTCTTGCGGAAAGTCGGGGGTCTCTGGCCGTGGCCCTCAAGCTCCCCCCTGAGCGGGATGTCCGTTACGAAAGGCCGAGAATCGGCGTCTTTGTCTGTCATTGCGGGGCCAACATCGGCGGCGTGGTAAGAGTCCCGGAAGTGACCCGCTATGCCTCCACCCTCCCTTACGTGGTCCATGCAGAGGAGAACCTCTACACCTGTTCCCAGGACACACAAGACCAGATAAAGAGGGCCATTGTGGACAATATGCTCAACAGGGTGGTCGTGGCATCATGTTCACCTCGAACCCATGAACCCCTGTTCCAGGACACCATCCGGGCTGCTGGACTCAATCGCCATCTCTTCGAGATGGCCAATATCCGTGATCAGTGCTCCTGGCCCCACATGAATCTGCCCAGAGAAGCTACCGAAAAGGCCAAGGACCTGGTCCGCATGGCTGTGAGCAAGGCGGCTCTCCTGGAACCCCTGGAGACGATCCGTGTTCCCGTGAGACCCCAGGGCCTTGTGGTGGGAGGCGGCCCGGCAGGACTGGCAGGGGTGATTAAAATGGCCGACCAAGGATATCGCGTCTATCTCGTGGAGAGGGAGAAGGATCTCGGTGGAAATCTCAGGCACATCCGTACGACCCTGGAAGGAGAAGATCCCCAGGCACTGCTCGATCGCCTGATCAGAACGGCCTCCCACCATCCCCGGGTGCAGATCTTCACAGGAGCCCGCGTAGAAAGAATCGAAGGGTTTGTGGGCAACTTCAAGACCACTTTGAGGATTGCCGGTGGGAAAACCATCGAGCTCGAACACGGTGTGGTTATCCTGGCCACCGGGGCCAATCAACAGACACCGGGAGAGTACCTCTACGGTCAAGACGACAGGATCCTGACCCAGCGCGAACTCGAATCGATCCTCGAGGACGATCCCTCACGACTCATGAGCCGGGAGGGATATCCAACGGTCTGTATGATTCAGTGTGTGGGCTCCAGGGATGAGAAACACCCCTTCTGCAGCCGGGTCTGTTGTGCCGTTGCCCTGAAGAACGCCCTTGCTCTAAGGAAACGTCTCGTTCAGGCGAGGATCTATATACTCTATCGCGATATTCGAACATACGGCTTCATGGAAGATCACTACCAGAAGGCAAGAGAAGAGGGAATCTCTTTTATCCGTTTCGATCCGCAAAGAAAACCCAGGGTTGAAAGGCGCGGCGGGCTGCTCACTCTCACTGTGTATGATCCCCTTCTCCAGGACGACCTCGTTTTCAATCCTGACTGGCTTGTCTTGAGCGCCGGGATAGAACCACCTGAATCCAACCAGGTGCTGGCCCAAATGCTCAAAGTTCCCCTGAACGAGGACGGCTATTTCCTGGAAGCCCACGCAAAACTCAGGCCCGTCGACTTTGCAACCGAAGGGGTATTTCTGGCTGGTATGGCTCATGGGCCGAGGTTTGTCAACGAGGCCCTCGTGCAGGCCGGTGCAGCGGCCTCGCGGGCCTGTACTATACTTTCCAAGGGGGTCGTCGAGGTTCCGGGTCTGGTCTCCTGGGTGGACGAGGCGAGATGTGTCGCATGTGGCCTGTGCGAGGCGATCTGCCCATATCATGCCATTGAGGTGGTTGCACGGGAGACAGCAGCCGGTAAAACAGAAGTGGCCCGGGTCAACGAGGCCCTCTGCAAGGGCTGCGGGGCCTGTGCCGCGTCCTGCCGCTCCGGTGCCGTCGACCTCAGAGGGTTCAGCGACGAAGAGATCCTCGCTCAGATCGTTCATATGAACGCGTGA
- a CDS encoding CoB--CoM heterodisulfide reductase iron-sulfur subunit B family protein, giving the protein MNYELSARRVAERLGVEFLDISEFSCCGYPVKTLDQEAALVLAARNLSLAEERNLDICTLCNACTATLVEASKRLREDAGLRHRVNGILERAGGKSYHGTVEVRHYARVLLQEAGLEGIRERVERELSTLRLAAHYGCHYLKPSSIYDHVEDPENPHTLDDLIEVTGAESLAFEGKNRCCGGGVLAIDETVALSMAREKLDRVRAVHGDAVVIFCPFCGIMYEASQRKIEKIFDTRYGIPVLYLPQLLGLAIGVPLEELGFGQNRVKVRGLLDKALSREETKNAGS; this is encoded by the coding sequence ATGAATTACGAACTCTCGGCCAGGAGGGTGGCGGAGCGGCTCGGAGTCGAGTTTCTGGACATCAGTGAGTTCTCCTGCTGCGGCTATCCTGTGAAGACCCTGGATCAAGAGGCCGCTCTTGTCCTTGCTGCCAGGAACCTGTCCCTGGCCGAGGAGAGGAATCTGGATATCTGCACTCTCTGTAATGCATGCACCGCCACCCTTGTTGAAGCCAGCAAACGGTTGAGAGAAGACGCCGGCCTTCGGCACCGGGTCAACGGGATCCTCGAAAGGGCCGGCGGGAAATCCTATCATGGTACGGTGGAGGTGAGACACTACGCCAGGGTGCTCCTCCAGGAGGCCGGACTCGAAGGGATCAGAGAGAGGGTTGAAAGGGAACTCTCGACCCTGCGCCTTGCCGCCCATTACGGCTGTCACTATTTGAAACCCTCCTCCATCTACGACCATGTAGAGGATCCTGAAAATCCCCACACTCTCGATGATCTGATCGAGGTCACAGGGGCAGAGTCCCTCGCCTTTGAAGGGAAAAACCGCTGTTGTGGTGGAGGCGTGTTGGCAATTGATGAGACGGTCGCCCTGTCCATGGCCAGAGAGAAGCTCGATCGAGTCAGGGCCGTTCATGGTGACGCCGTAGTTATCTTCTGCCCCTTCTGCGGCATAATGTACGAGGCTAGCCAGAGAAAGATAGAGAAAATCTTCGACACCCGTTACGGCATACCCGTCCTATACCTCCCCCAACTTCTCGGCCTGGCCATCGGCGTCCCCCTCGAAGAACTCGGATTCGGGCAGAACAGAGTCAAGGTGCGGGGTCTTCTTGACAAGGCGCTTTCTCGCGAGGAAACCAAGAATGCAGGATCATAG